The Spirochaetaceae bacterium genomic interval GGTGCGTGACAGACCACGGTTTCGTAGCGTGGGATAGTCCTGGCCGGTCGAGGCCGGTCGAGTCGCTCGAACACGGCCCGGTTGACGCCGCGGCGGGCTTGCCTCCCGCGCGGCGGGTCGGCGCGTACGCGCCGGTGGGGGCGGTGGCTCGTCGACGGCGAGGTGGGCGCCGCAGCGATCCGTGCTCACGACCACGCCGGCATGATACCGAGCCTCGACGCCGAAGTCTGCCCGGGACGACGGGCCGGATCGACGTGCCGCACAGGGGCGCGAAGTCTCAGGGCCGGCTGCCACGCGGGCCGCGCGCCGCGTGGCCCATCGTCACCGGGCAGAAGCCGGCTCGCGCTCCTTGAGGGTGTCGATCAGGTCGGCGCTGTCGTGGTGCCAGTTGGCTTGTGCGGCTCGGCCGTGCGCGCCGTCATCGATCACGGCATCCAGCGGCATGCGGCGGCAGCGGATGGTGCTGCCGCCGACGCATGCCAGCAGCACCCCGTCGGCGGTCGCCGTGATGGCGCACGGGCCGCGGCCGCCCGGCACGGCGATCAGGGTCTGCTGCCAGGAGCCGTCCGGGGGAGGTGCCAGGCACTACGCCCCACGGCGTGGCCCACGCCGCCGCGTACAGCCGCCGTACGCCGAGCGAGTCGCGATCGTCGTCGACCAGCGTCAGCGCTACTACCTCTCCCGGCACGGGCGGCGCGGGTAACCAGGCGCTGCTGCCGGCGCACCTGGCCCGACTCGGTTACGAAACCGCGCTGGTGGGCAAGCTGCACGTCGGCGTGCGGCACGGTTACTACGCCTCGGTTGCCTTTTTCGACCGGCAGGTGGGACGCATCCTCGCCGAGCTGGAGCGGCGTGGCCTGGCACACAACACGCTGGTGCTGTTCGTGTCCGACCACGGCGACATGATCGGCGACTACGAGCTGATCACCAAGGGCGCCTACTTCTACGACCCGTGCACGCGGGTGCCGATGATCCTGCGCCTGCCGGAGGGCGAGTTGGCGGGCACGCGGGTGGCCGAGCTGGTGCAGCCGCACGACCTCGCCGCCACGCTGCTGCGCGCCGCCGGAATGCCGGCCGACGGGGTGACGGCGCGGATGCCCGAGTCGCAGGACCTGGAGGCGCTGGCCCGCGGGCAGGTTGCGGCGCCGCGCGACCATGCCCTCACCATGTACCGCAACTCGGGCTACGGCAACCGCGGCTACTGGGACCCGCCGATCTACGGCACCATGTACCACGACGGGCGCTACAAGCTGTCCCTGTTCCACGACCCGGCCGCGCGCGCCGCGCCGGAGGGCGAGCTGTACGACCTGGACGCCGACCCCGGCGAGACCGCCAACCTGTGGGCCGACCCCCGCCACGCCGCCCGCCGCACCCACCTGACCGACCGCCTGCACGCCACCCTGGTAGCCAGCGAAGTGCACCACGTCGCCGGCCGCGGCGGCACCAGCTGGCCCCCGGGGAGGAGTTGAGGCATGCGGTGCGGCGACATCCTGCCCGGAACCCGCTACTATGTCCCCATGAAGCGCCAAGTGGTATCCGCTCTTGCCCACCGGGACGACCGAGACTCAAAGGAGCGTATCTTGCGGAGAAGAATCATGAACAAACGACTCGTCTGGCTGGCTCCCATCGCGCTGGCCACCCTGTTCTCCGGCTGCTCGGTCACCATTACCCCCACCGGACCGATCGCGCCCGACTCACTCGTGGGGTACACGCTGGTATTCTCGCACGATCGAGAAAAGGGCATGTTGCTCGCTCGCTCGGAGAGACTCCACTTCAAGTCCGCCCAGAGAGCACTCAATGCGAGTTTCGACGAGGCGTGGAACTGGACCTACTCACGCGACAGCCACGACAGCGCTACCGTCTCCGTGGTCTTCGGGGAGCCCGGTTCAGTTGCTTCAAGGGTCACCTGCGACCTGGAGTTCGACGACCGGAGGGAAGGAACCCACGAATGCGAACATGTGCATAGTGCGAATTTCGCGTTTGTTACGTTTTCCTCCACGGGATCAACTGAGGGGACCTTCATCCTCAGGCCGATAGGATCGGACGGGCCGTGACGGTTTGATCCAGGTCCTGGCGGTAGGCGGCACCATCGGGTAAGCCGTAGTGCCGTCCCAGCGGAACCGCTACCGGTCCCTCAGTCGAGCCGACACGCGAGTTCACGTGCCGTCAGTATCCTGGTCCGGCGAACCTTCTTCAGATGCAACAGGTGGCGCCGGTCGCCCGTGACCAGGTAGTCGGCATCGCCGGCAAGCGCGGTAGCGAGCACGAGATTGTCGCCGGGGTCATCGACCAGGTCGATGTCCGGCAGATCGGATACAACCGATGCTCGGGCTCGTACACCGCGTACGAGCGTTCCCACTTCGTGAGGCTTCAGGTACCTGCGCAGCTTCCGGTATCGGGTAACGCGCCGGAACTCATCGAGTTGCAACTCCGAGGTGATCAGCGTGAACCGTCGCTTGCGCCACAACTGGTACAGTTGGTCCGGCGGCGTGTTGCGGGTGATCAGCGCGGCGATGAGGATTCCGGTGTCGAGCACGACACGCATGGCTCACGCTCGGTCGAGAGCCTCCTCAATGGCTTGCATGACGGCATCGGTCTGTCCGGCGTTGCGCTCCTTCACCTCCGAAACAGTGAGATCGAAAAGCTTCTCTCGCACGGCTTCCTCGACGAACTGTGAGAGATGTCCTTTCTTCAAGCCGCGGCTGGCAAGAAAGGTGCGCAGAGCGCGATCGGTGCCCTCGGAGACCACCAGCGACCATCGAGTCGAACTCATCTATCCACTATAAGCGTTTATGCGCTTATACGTCCAACCCAAACGACAGCGTCGTCATGTGACGGTTCCGGCGAGGGTTAATCGAGTTGGTAGATGCGGGTGGCGTTTTCGTGCAGGAGCTTGTGCTGGAGGCGGTCGGGGCGGGAGCTGACGATCTCGCGCAGGGCGGTGATCCACGCGCCGAGGGGGGCGCCGAAGGTGCAGACCGGCCAGTCGCTGCCGAACACGATGCGGTCTTCGCCGAAGCTGTCGATGCAATGGTTGACCGCGGGGGCCAGGTCGGCGGCGGACCAGCCGGGGGCGGCGCGCGCCACGATGCCGGAGATCTTGCACACCGTGTTGGGCTGTGCGGCCACGGTCTGCATTCCTTCCAGCCACTGCTCGCGCGTGTGGCCGTAGGTCGGGTCGTCGGGATTGCCGCCGTTGCCGGCCACGATGTGCGGGTCGGCGTTGCCGCAGTGGTCCAGGATGAACGTCATGTCGGGACACCGGCGCGCCAGCTCGGCGGCTGACGACAGGGCGGTCGGACGGATGCAGATGTCGAACATGAGGCCGTTGGCGCCGAGCTTGCGCACGTCGTCGACGAAGGCGTCCCGCAGGCAGTGGTCGCCCGCCAGGTTGGGCGGGTGCAGCACCAGCCGGGCGCCCTTGGCGTAGGGGTTGGCGGCCAGGGCGTCGACCGTGGCCGGGAACTCGACGCTGCCGGGGGTGGCGCCGAACACCGCGCCGCAGGTGGGCGCCTCGGGGTCGCGGCACAGTGCGGTGATCACCTCGCGCTCGCGCGGGCGTTCCTCGGGCGCCACGTCCACCTCCATGTAGACCGCCTTGGCCACCCCGTGACCGGCGACCTCGCGCAGGTAGTCGTCGATGCGGTGGTGGCGGGCGAGCTGCGGCGCCTCGTCGAGCCAGGGCAGGTTGAGCAGGTCGAGGTCCCACAGGTGCTGGTGGGTGTCGACAATCGGTATCTGGTTCATGGCCAGACCGTAGCGCACTGACGCCATCGGCGCCAGTCGGTACCATGCGGCCGGGAGGGCAGGATGGAGCAGATTGCGCTGGCCATCGTCGGCTGCGGGGGTATGGGACACCGCCACCTGGAGGGGTTGGCGGAACTGCATCGGGCGGGCCTGAGCCCGTTCCGGCTGGTCGGAGCGTGCGATCCGGTGGCCGCCAATGCCGACTCGTTGGCCGCCGCCGCTGAGCGCCATTTCGGAGTGCGCACGGCGGCGGTGCCGAGCCTGGAGGAACTGGCGCCGCTCGGCGTGCAGGCGGTGGACGTCACCACCAGCACGGTCGGACACCACACGTCGGTGGCCGGCGCGCTGGAGCGGGGCTGGCACGTTATGGTCGAGAAGCCGCTGGGCGTGTCGGTGGCGGCCTGCCGTCACATCCGGCAGTGCGCGGACCGCTCGGGACGGGTGGTGAGCGTGGCGGAAAACTACCGCCGCGACCCCCTCAACCGGCTGGCGCGGGCGCTGATCGACGCCGGCGCCATCGGCGCGCCGCGCTTCTACCAGCACAACAGCCTCGGCGGCGGCGACGTGATGTTCATCACCGTGTGGCGGCACCGCAAGGAGCAGGGCGGGCTGCTGGTGGACGCCGGCGTGCACGACGCCGATATGATGGAGTATCTGTGCGGGCCGGTGACGGAGGTGTTCGCGCAGGCGCGGCTGCACGAGCCGGAGCGCGCCAACCCGGCGGCTGCGCCGGGCGGCGGCGCGGTCAATCCCGCCGGCGTCTACGAGCGCTGGCAGCGGCACATGCCGGAGCGGTTCACGGTCGACGCCGAGGATGCCGTGTATGCCACGCTGCGCTTCGCCAACGGCGCCGCCGGCCAGTACGTGTCCGATCACGCGGCGCGCGGGCTGCGGCAGTGGCGGCGCGTCCTGTACGGGTCCGAGGGGGCCATGGAGCTGCCGCCGGACCGCAGCGGGCACCCCTTTACGCTTGACCGGGACGGCGAGCGCCACGGCGGCGCCGATCTGTTGGAGTGGGTCCCGGAGTTCCGCCTCGAAGAGGTCACCGCGCGGCTGTTCGGCGGTGAGCTGCTGGCCGGCTACGAGCTGGAATTCCCGGCGATCGACCGCAAGCTGATCGCGGTGGAGTACGCCGAGTTGGGCCGCGCCGTGGCTGACGGCGCGCCCGTGGAGGTGGACGTGGAGCAGGGCACGCGCGCGGTCGCCGTGTCCTACGCCATGCTGGAATCGGCCGCGTATGGCAAGCCGGTCGCGGTCGAAGACGTGATGACCGGTGCCGTGCGCGCCTACCAGGAGCCGATCGACGATGCCGCCGGGTTGTGCGGCGTGTGAGGAGCACTTTCATCGTCGGCGTATACGGGATGAACCTGGCGATCCCGGAGTCCCGCTGGCCGTGGGCCTAACCGGTGGTTTGGGCCGCGATGGCCGCCATCGCCGCCGGCCTGCTCGCTGTCTTCCGCAGGAACGCTGGCTGTAACCTGCCCCGGTGGCACCGGAGCCACTCCTAACGGTTGCGGAGTCTTGCGGATGATGTACGCTGTCGAGCGGTGGGAGTGCGACTGAGACAACCAGAGGTCGAGCATGGCAACGATGACCGTTGAAAGCGTGTTCGAAGACGGTCGCATCAAGCTGCGCGACGAGATGGCGCTAACCGAACACACGAAAGTGTACGTAGTGATTCCGGATTTCGAAGCGACACCGTCAGCGTCCGTTTACTGCCCCCGACTTGCATGCGCGGAATAAGCCCGCGAATTCCCCAAGCAGGTCATTGAGGTGCAAACGGGTGCCGAACAGCGTTTGTACGACAGGTTGATGGAGCGGACATGAGGTGTCACAGTTATCAAACGCAACGGATAGACCGTGGTCACTGGTGAAGGTCGTAAGTTGCCCCACGGCTGTTCCGTCAGTTTGGCACAGAGTCGTCAATGCGCAAAACTACCATTCGACTTGGCGCGGAAGTCTATTGCCGATCGCTGAGTGGGCATCTTGACTCATAGAAAGCACGACCGTCCAAGCTAGGCATTCGAAGTTCTGCGGACTCTGAGGGCTAATCTGGCGGCGGCATTGCGGAATGGCGGGTCGGGCGCTAATCTGGAGTCAGAGATTAAGGAGGAAGAATGGCACATCAAGATGTTCCAACGAAGGAACTCGTGGCGAGAATCGAGCGTGGCGAGATTCGCCTTCCGGAAATGCAACGCCAGTTTGTTTGGCAGTCCACGCGTGTTCGTGACCTTCTTGACTCTTTACCGCGGCTATCCCTCTGGAACGATATTGACTTGGGAGACCGATGAAAGCGTTGCCACCAGGGATTTCGCGATTGACCAGGAGAAGACCGAATCAACGCGGTTTCAATTGCTATTGGACGGCCAGCAGAGGCTCACCTCATTGTCAGCGATTTTGCGCGGAGATCCTGTTTACGTCCGTGGTAGGAAACGACCAGTGGACATCCTTTTCAATCTTGATCATCCCGAGGATCTGCAGCTGATCACAGAAGTAGATGAGGAGGACGATACTGACAGCACCGACAATGATACCGTGGATGCAACTGAAGATGAATTATTGCAGCGCTTCGACAAAATGGCATTTGTCGTTTATTCTAAGAAACTCGCTGCTCAACCAAATTGGATATCTGTGACAGACGTATTCAAGGAAAGCAGTGACACGCCATTCCTAAAATCAGCGGGCGTTACATCAATGGATGATACGCGATACGACAAGTATACAGCCCGACTTAAGCGGCTTCGCGACATCAAGGAATATGGATACCGTGTGCACGTCCTCGAACGAGATAAGTCCTATGAGGAGGTCACGGAGATTTTCGTCAGAGTAAATTCGCTCGGGGCGAAACTCCGTAGTTCGGATCTGGCTCTGGCACAGATCACGGCGAAGTGGAGGAATTCGCTTAGAATTTTTCAAGAATTCGAACGAGAGTGTGCCTCTTCTGGTTCCCTATAGACCCTCGATTCACCTTAAGACACTTGTTGCATTTGCAACCGGTCAATCACGATTTCGAGCTGCGGGAGGTTTGTCCCTCGAACGACTTCAGGCGGGCTGGAAGGATGCCAAAGATGGCATGCGTTTTGCGTTGAACTTCCTACGCTCTAATGCGTTAATCGACAGTCCTGCGCTTCTTTCATCACCATTCCTGGTCATTACACTCGCGATGTACGGTCACCGGAAGGACTACGAACTCTCGCCTGCGGAAGCAGACCATCTTCGGTATTGGGTGCACACTGCGAACGCGAAAGCCCGATACTCTCGGGGCTCTTCGGAGACAATCCTCGACCAAGACTTAGGGGCGATGCGTCGGGTTGGTGATGTTCGCGAGCTGATCCAATTGCTGAAGACACAAGTTGGGCGTCTTGAGGTTGTTCCGACAGACCTTGAGTATAGGAACAGCCGTAGCGCCTATTTCAAGACGATGTTCCTCGTTTTCCGTCAGGATGGCGCAACAGATTGGCGTGATCAGCTCAAAATATCGCTCAAACATGCCGGCACGAAGCACTCCTTGCAATTCCACCACCTGTTTCCGCAGTCGATACTCCAACGAGCCGGGTTTGACCAACAGCGTATCAACGACATCTGCAATTTATCGTTCATCAGTGGCCGAACTAACAGGAAGATCAGCGATAAGGAACCCAAGTCATACTTGCCGACAATCGTCGACGAGTTAGGCGAACAAGCTCTAACGAAACAATGCATACCAACGGACGATGCTCTCTGGAGTGTGAAGCGCTACGAGGAGTTTCTATCCGCGCGAAGGCAGCTTGCATCTAGCCGATTGAACGATTTTCTTGGCGAGCCGCCTCAATGACACAGGGACATGGCTAAACTGACGAATCGTGTACGGAGGCCGCGATAGGGCCGCAGACGTTGCGGCGCTTCTCCTATGGTGGGTGGGGCCGAACAGTTCCCGCAGCGTGCGTGCGGCTGGGCCATTACGGACCGTGGCTTGTGTTCCGTGTTGGCCGAACTGCATGCGTGGAACCGGCATGTCCACACTTGCATCGCGCGACACTCGACGAGCGGAGACTCGTACTACGGACGAAAACGGTCTCCGCGGCTCCGATCAGCTTCTTGCGGGGTCTTCGGTCTGTATACGGCTTCTCTTGACGTTGCGCGGGGTTCAAGGCAACCGCGGTTTCCCACCGCCTACGATCATCTCCTGCTTTACACCTCGATAGATCGATGAGATGGTCCGTTCGATCTGTGGCACCAAGATGGCGGTGCACTCTCCTGATCTGGACAGCGCATCCGACCTGCCGAACTGTGACTATGAGTCGAGCAAGATTCTCGTCATCATGCTGTCACGCTATCGCCCCATGCTGCGGAACAAAGCAGCTGTGGGACTGCAAGGAAGAAGGACATCGCTGTGGTCGTTGGGGCCTCTCTAGGTCGGAATAGCAGGCCGAACCCGGAAGAGAAGAGACGTCTCATCGTGCTACGGCTGGTATGGACCGCAGTCCTCGGGGACTTCGCACGCTCATGAACGAGGTGTTCGAAGAGTCCGCGCCTCCCGTGCGCGCTCCACTTCGTCCGAAAGTGTAGCGCGCGAGTCCCTCTAAGACGCCACCTGTCCGCTGATCGCCGAATGAGCGGCGGTACGAGGCAACCTGGATGGGACACACTCAATGTCTTGTCATAGGAGAGAGCCAAGTCCCCTGTTCGTTTCGGGCGCATGTGCCGGAACCTACGGGCTCGGCGTGGCAAGCGAAATTGAGGTGACGTTCGTGAACCTGTGGCCGAGGCGACTCCGATCCGGTTGTATCTGGACGAGGTGGAGCGGGACGAGGCGATTGCGGTCGAATCTGTGGTGGTGAACAGAACACTACACTGTTGCGGTCTGACCAGTTAGGTTAGACGGACATGTATTTCAGCTACGCCGAGCGCAGCTTTGGGGCGACCGCGGCGGCGGTGAGGCCGGTCAGCATGACCATCACACCGGTGGCTGCCAGGGCCCATTGCACGCCGACGGATTCCGCGACCGCTCCGAGTGCCAGGTAGCCCACCCATCCGAAGCCGATCGCGAATACCCAGCCGCCGATGGCGCGTCCGCGCATGTGGTCCGGCACGTACTGTTGCAGCAGCACCCACTGCATCGCGTCGAACGCGGCCGCCATCGCCCCTACACCGGTGATCAGGACCAGCGACAGCGGGAACCCGCCCGAGGAGGCGAACGACACCAGGAACGCGCCGTAGCCGAGGGTGATGCCGAGCAGCAGCAGGCCCTTGCGGCGGACGTTGCCGATTGCGGTGAGTGCGATTACCCCCGCCAGCGAACCGAAGCCGGCCATCATGCTCAGCACGCCGAGGCCCACCTCACCCACCTCCAGCACGTTGCGGGCGACGGCGGGCAGCACCGAGTGGTAGGCGAAACCGAACATCTCCACCAGCACCGCCAGCGCCAGCAGCGTGCGCACCAGCGGCACGGAGAACATCACCCGCAACCCGTCAGCCACGTCCCGCAGGACCGAGGTTTCGCGGCGCTCGGTCCGTGCTCCGCGCGGCGCGACGGGGCGCATCGTCCCCACCACCAGTCCGCCGGCCAGGGATACGACGGCGCCGGCGAATAGCGCGGCGGGGATGCCGTAGCTGGCGATCACCACGCCGCCGATCAGCCCTCCCAGGGCACCCATCCCACGGGCGCCGACCGACTGCAGGGCGACCGCGTTCATCGCCGCGCGGCGCGGCACGGAGTCGGTCACCAGCGCCTGGGTGGACGGAGTCTCGAACGAGTGCGCGACCCCGGCCAGCGCGATCAGCACGAACGCGACCCACAGCGGTTCCAGGCCCGACAGGGCGAAGATCGCCAGCAGCGCCAGCAGCACCGCCCGGCAGGCGGCGGCAATTCCAAGCAGCCGGTTGCGCGGCACACGGTCGCTGATCGCCCCGGCTATCGGCGCCGCGATCAGCCCCGGCGCCTGGCGAACCGCAAACGACGCCGCGGTCAGGAACACCGAGTCGGTCTCGGTAAGGATCAGCCAGCCGGCCGCGAGCCGTTCCGTCCAGGCGGCGAGCGCGATCAGCACCCCGGTGACCCACACCCGCCGGAACGGCGGGTACCGGAACGCGCCCGGCGCCGTGGAGAACCTCGGCTTTCGCACTGGCCGGCCGATTGAGCGGGTGGGCGACTTGCCGCCGGGGCCGGTTACCAGAGTTCTGTTTCGAGGCCGGGGACACGCGAGAATTCGTCCCGGTTGCGGGTAACGAGCCTGTCCGAACCAGCCGGCGCGATTGACGCGATCATCAGGTCGTTTGCCCTGATCGATCCCGGAGCATGGGCAAGCTGCGATTGGGCCGGGGCGCGGTGTTGTTCGCGGGCTCGCTGCCGCGCCGCTTCCAGCGCGTGTGCTGGAAGGTAGACGGTAGCCTGTGCCATGCGCGCAAGTATAAATGAGCAACGCCATCGTTGCGCCGCTGGCGACGGTGGCCAAGCACTCCGTAGACACGCGCACGCCCACCGGCGGCGCGCAACCGGCTCGCCGGTGCGGTAGAATCAGGCGCAGTGAAACCCGCCAACCGAAGTCGGCAACTTGCAGATCGATTACCGCAGGAGCGGCATCCGCGCGTCCTGACCGAGGGCCAGTTCGGACTCGTGGCTCGGGCCGCTGACAGGTAATCGATGCCGTATCGCGCCCGCTCGATCGCCTCCTGGGCGTCGCTCTTGTCCGGTTCGTACGTGTGGTCGTAGTCAGCACGCTGACGACTCAGATAGAGGGGTACAAATCGCTTTGCAAACTCTTTCAGGTTGTTGTCGCATTGGTTGTTGTCTTTGAGAGCGTCGCAAACTGAGCGGGCCCTGCCGTGCTCGACCAGTCTGCGAGCGGTATCTTTCACTTCTCGCCGGTAGGGCCGGGCGACCTCCGCTGTGAGCGCGGTGAGTAGAGCGTAATAAGCCGTCGAAATCGAGCGACGAATACGTGCTCTCGATGGCCGGCCGCGGCCTGGGGGAACCAGGGCCTCGGCTGCTTCAAGCAACCCTTCCGGCGTCACCGGCGCCCCGGAACCCTGTCAGCAGCCTCAAGCACAGCTCGGGCATTGCGGAACGCCTTGGAAACGGTTCTTGCCGTACGAAACAAACAGGATGTACTTGCCACACCGGCCAGTCGTCTTTCCCCGTCACGGCGTGACGGTCCGCCTCAGCTTGGACGGCAATCCGCCAGCACGCGTTCCAGAGCTTTGACCTCGTGACGATCGATGGTCAACCGGTACTCCTGCCGCACGGCGATGATGGTCAGCGCGTACCAGCACCGGTTCAGCGGCGGCAGCCACTCGGCAGCGTCGTGGCCGCTCTTCTGGTGGCGGTTCAACCGCGGCGTCGCAAGCGCCAAGTTGTCGAGGTCGCGGGCGAACGCGCGCCGAACAGCGGCACTGGCGGCGCACAATCCGCTGTCGTGCGCCTCGGAGAGCGACACGACGTGCTCGATGTCCGACTCCTTCAGGCTGCGAAACACCGTCCCGCTGTACTTGGAAGTCATTCCGTCTCGCTGCGCGATCCGCGGCTCCACGCTCTGCGGATAGGGGTAGTCGTCGCGATCGTACGGTGCGCAGCGGCACTCCGGCGCCACCACCAGCCCGCGCCAGGTCTCACCGCTGCCGCGCTCGCAAGCCACCCGCTGCGGCGGCGCGGCGTTGGCTGCCGAGGAGTTGGAGCTTTCGTCGTGGCAGTGGCGCTCGTCCTTCTCGAGGTTCCACTTCTCGCAATTCGAGCGGCAGTAGTGGCAGCCGTCGCTCGCCCTCCCACCCGGATGCGCGAATCCCACGGATGCCACAAAGCAGAGGGCGACCGCCAGGATGGCAGTTCGAAACGTGCGTGCGTCGATGCGAGACACCATGTATTGGACGCATTGTGTACCGTAGAGCTTGGCATATTGTCATCAACTTGCGTGGCACCGTGCCACCGACTCGACGGCTCGGGGCAGGCGTGCCGCGGTCAGCTTCGGGTGATGCTTGGGA includes:
- a CDS encoding sulfatase-like hydrolase/transferase codes for the protein MPGTTPHGVAHAAAYSRRTPSESRSSSTSVSATTSPGTGGAGNQALLPAHLARLGYETALVGKLHVGVRHGYYASVAFFDRQVGRILAELERRGLAHNTLVLFVSDHGDMIGDYELITKGAYFYDPCTRVPMILRLPEGELAGTRVAELVQPHDLAATLLRAAGMPADGVTARMPESQDLEALARGQVAAPRDHALTMYRNSGYGNRGYWDPPIYGTMYHDGRYKLSLFHDPAARAAPEGELYDLDADPGETANLWADPRHAARRTHLTDRLHATLVASEVHHVAGRGGTSWPPGRS
- a CDS encoding putative toxin-antitoxin system toxin component, PIN family; this translates as MRVVLDTGILIAALITRNTPPDQLYQLWRKRRFTLITSELQLDEFRRVTRYRKLRRYLKPHEVGTLVRGVRARASVVSDLPDIDLVDDPGDNLVLATALAGDADYLVTGDRRHLLHLKKVRRTRILTARELACRLD
- a CDS encoding amidohydrolase family protein; the encoded protein is MASVRYGLAMNQIPIVDTHQHLWDLDLLNLPWLDEAPQLARHHRIDDYLREVAGHGVAKAVYMEVDVAPEERPREREVITALCRDPEAPTCGAVFGATPGSVEFPATVDALAANPYAKGARLVLHPPNLAGDHCLRDAFVDDVRKLGANGLMFDICIRPTALSSAAELARRCPDMTFILDHCGNADPHIVAGNGGNPDDPTYGHTREQWLEGMQTVAAQPNTVCKISGIVARAAPGWSAADLAPAVNHCIDSFGEDRIVFGSDWPVCTFGAPLGAWITALREIVSSRPDRLQHKLLHENATRIYQLD
- a CDS encoding Gfo/Idh/MocA family oxidoreductase, which codes for MEQIALAIVGCGGMGHRHLEGLAELHRAGLSPFRLVGACDPVAANADSLAAAAERHFGVRTAAVPSLEELAPLGVQAVDVTTSTVGHHTSVAGALERGWHVMVEKPLGVSVAACRHIRQCADRSGRVVSVAENYRRDPLNRLARALIDAGAIGAPRFYQHNSLGGGDVMFITVWRHRKEQGGLLVDAGVHDADMMEYLCGPVTEVFAQARLHEPERANPAAAPGGGAVNPAGVYERWQRHMPERFTVDAEDAVYATLRFANGAAGQYVSDHAARGLRQWRRVLYGSEGAMELPPDRSGHPFTLDRDGERHGGADLLEWVPEFRLEEVTARLFGGELLAGYELEFPAIDRKLIAVEYAELGRAVADGAPVEVDVEQGTRAVAVSYAMLESAAYGKPVAVEDVMTGAVRAYQEPIDDAAGLCGV
- a CDS encoding DUF262 domain-containing protein, which encodes MFQRRNSWRESSVARFAFRKCNASLFGSPRVFVTFLTLYRGYPSGTILTWETDESVATRDFAIDQEKTESTRFQLLLDGQQRLTSLSAILRGDPVYVRGRKRPVDILFNLDHPEDLQLITEVDEEDDTDSTDNDTVDATEDELLQRFDKMAFVVYSKKLAAQPNWISVTDVFKESSDTPFLKSAGVTSMDDTRYDKYTARLKRLRDIKEYGYRVHVLERDKSYEEVTEIFVRVNSLGAKLRSSDLALAQITAKWRNSLRIFQEFERECASSGSL
- a CDS encoding MFS transporter translates to MRKPRFSTAPGAFRYPPFRRVWVTGVLIALAAWTERLAAGWLILTETDSVFLTAASFAVRQAPGLIAAPIAGAISDRVPRNRLLGIAAACRAVLLALLAIFALSGLEPLWVAFVLIALAGVAHSFETPSTQALVTDSVPRRAAMNAVALQSVGARGMGALGGLIGGVVIASYGIPAALFAGAVVSLAGGLVVGTMRPVAPRGARTERRETSVLRDVADGLRVMFSVPLVRTLLALAVLVEMFGFAYHSVLPAVARNVLEVGEVGLGVLSMMAGFGSLAGVIALTAIGNVRRKGLLLLGITLGYGAFLVSFASSGGFPLSLVLITGVGAMAAAFDAMQWVLLQQYVPDHMRGRAIGGWVFAIGFGWVGYLALGAVAESVGVQWALAATGVMVMLTGLTAAAVAPKLRSA